The Vibrio tubiashii genome includes a window with the following:
- a CDS encoding flavodoxin family protein: MKTLVLFSSANKQGNTAKTIEHIAADHTVEVVDIDLLTITPYRYENRYPVDDFYPLVEKMLESDNIIFASPIYWYSVTAPMKALIDRMTELLDVAELKPKARALESKRGFVLTSSGKQAICPTFHSFFEGLFRYFNIEYAATLHAACNSGYSIDSKEVSLFNQALNNR, translated from the coding sequence ATGAAGACATTAGTACTCTTCTCTAGCGCGAACAAACAAGGCAATACTGCCAAAACAATTGAACACATAGCAGCAGATCATACAGTCGAGGTTGTCGATATTGATTTGCTCACTATCACACCCTATCGTTACGAAAACCGCTATCCAGTCGATGACTTTTATCCGCTTGTTGAAAAGATGCTTGAATCAGACAATATTATCTTTGCGTCACCCATCTACTGGTACTCGGTAACAGCCCCTATGAAGGCGCTGATTGATAGAATGACCGAGCTGTTAGATGTTGCAGAGCTAAAACCTAAAGCAAGAGCATTAGAATCTAAGCGTGGTTTTGTACTCACCAGTTCAGGTAAACAGGCGATCTGCCCGACTTTTCACAGCTTCTTTGAAGGACTCTTTCGCTACTTTAATATTGAATACGCGGCAACGCTACACGCAGCCTGTAATAGCGGATACTCAATAGATTCCAAAGAGGTTTCGCTGTTTAACCAAGCGTTGAACAATAGGTAG
- a CDS encoding SDR family oxidoreductase, protein MKVLIVGASGGIGAALVNECLFRYENTEIHGTYFRSNNRHRSNQVYWHQLDIHEEESIERLASRIDHLDWIINCVGFLHNEHQGPEKNLHSVSGEFFLENIAINTLPTLLLAKYFSAKLKSSEFPKFATLSARVGSISDNHLGGWYSYRSSKAALNMLIKTLSVEWKRTLPKATVLSLHPGTTDTELSLPFQANVPKGKLFSPEKVAKDLIDIIESKSIDDSGNFYDYSGEAIPW, encoded by the coding sequence ATGAAAGTACTAATAGTGGGTGCGAGCGGTGGCATTGGAGCCGCTTTAGTAAATGAGTGTTTATTTAGATATGAGAATACGGAAATACATGGCACCTATTTTCGCTCAAACAACAGACACAGGAGCAATCAAGTCTATTGGCACCAGTTGGATATTCATGAAGAAGAGTCTATCGAGCGCCTTGCCAGCAGGATTGACCACTTAGATTGGATTATTAACTGCGTTGGTTTTCTCCACAATGAGCACCAAGGGCCTGAAAAAAACCTCCATTCCGTCTCCGGTGAGTTTTTCTTAGAAAATATCGCTATCAATACGCTGCCAACATTGCTTCTCGCTAAATACTTCTCAGCCAAACTCAAATCAAGTGAATTTCCCAAGTTTGCAACCTTATCTGCGAGAGTCGGCAGTATATCTGATAACCACTTAGGGGGATGGTATAGCTATAGAAGCTCCAAAGCGGCACTCAACATGCTAATCAAAACATTATCAGTAGAATGGAAACGGACGCTCCCAAAAGCAACAGTGTTATCGCTTCACCCTGGTACAACAGACACAGAACTGTCTCTACCATTTCAAGCAAACGTACCAAAAGGAAAGCTGTTTAGCCCAGAAAAGGTCGCGAAGGATTTGATAGATATCATTGAGTCGAAAAGCATCGATGACAGCGGTAACTTTTACGATTATTCAGGAGAAGCAATACCGTGGTAA
- a CDS encoding disulfide bond formation protein DsbA, translated as MKVSKQVKNTLCFYLLCIAVIFSVVAKHTSKAHAGSFEENVHYVTLDQQPTSEPQVKIFYTPFCRPCAIVHTPIRTMSERAGINFIDVPVDFGPLGKDIQASIATANRQEIGHDYVNELISSIHVRPSTAPRNREDLADLIERCGGDATDFRNGCEDVRADIENFDQLAKQYYINATPTIVVNGNKRINLGSLKSLPELELLLIELSGV; from the coding sequence ATGAAAGTATCTAAGCAAGTTAAAAACACCCTTTGCTTTTACCTTCTTTGTATCGCAGTGATTTTTTCTGTTGTTGCAAAACATACTTCAAAAGCGCATGCAGGTAGCTTCGAAGAGAATGTTCATTATGTCACTCTCGACCAACAGCCAACTAGCGAACCACAAGTAAAGATTTTCTACACGCCGTTTTGTCGCCCTTGTGCCATTGTGCACACCCCAATTCGTACTATGTCTGAGCGTGCTGGCATCAACTTTATTGACGTGCCAGTAGATTTCGGCCCACTAGGTAAAGATATTCAGGCAAGCATCGCGACCGCTAATCGCCAAGAGATCGGTCACGACTATGTCAATGAGCTCATCTCAAGCATCCATGTTCGTCCTAGTACCGCTCCTCGCAACCGTGAAGACTTAGCTGACCTGATTGAGCGCTGCGGTGGTGACGCAACAGATTTTCGTAACGGCTGTGAAGATGTACGTGCGGATATCGAAAACTTTGACCAACTTGCTAAGCAGTACTACATCAACGCAACGCCAACCATTGTGGTTAATGGCAACAAGCGCATCAACCTTGGCTCATTGAAGAGCTTACCCGAGCTGGAGTTACTGTTAATCGAGCTAAGCGGCGTTTAA
- a CDS encoding diguanylate cyclase domain-containing protein: MLDSLFKKMFILSTTTMILTLFIVVSFFKINEQQKVTKVELDQIIDLQLCVDLLRSQLWVFKQFGDGSSLNQVEVAQAELSTKLTAYKGSNIQLDNLQRMNHSLHTLLIREKQLYFVGAEGNADDAASILNARNLLHSRYNMIVQNMTEELAYVHRLVVKRNASSLENVMSTAAAWLILCSILVSVTAWLILFRFKSGAEAMKAAILNLAQGRLDTKVEAVKMDSEFRVIANFFNQMTVSLCHSTVTKQELEEEIIRQTKQLKHKQEQLLFLSEHDPLTNLMNRRAFDKQLEQSIVRAKRTGHKFALLFIDLDDFKNVNDNYGHDAGDYVLVKIAERLSDCVRESDIVGRLGGDEFVVCLDLLKDLEGVPGKIAQIGEVIKSPIVFAGHSLSVGSSIGIACFPEQGTTKDELICIADKAMYVQKECKDQVQAEQEEKSDSQKTQNVVKLFAQGNKQ; the protein is encoded by the coding sequence ATGTTGGACTCACTGTTTAAAAAGATGTTCATCTTATCGACAACCACCATGATTCTAACTTTGTTTATTGTGGTCTCTTTCTTCAAGATTAATGAACAGCAAAAGGTCACCAAAGTCGAGCTTGATCAAATCATCGACTTACAGCTGTGTGTCGATTTGCTCAGAAGCCAATTGTGGGTGTTTAAACAGTTCGGTGATGGCTCTAGTCTTAACCAAGTAGAGGTGGCGCAAGCGGAGCTTTCAACCAAACTCACTGCCTACAAAGGGAGTAATATCCAACTCGACAATCTTCAACGGATGAACCACAGCTTGCATACACTTTTGATTAGAGAGAAGCAGCTTTATTTTGTTGGGGCTGAGGGCAATGCAGATGATGCTGCTTCTATTCTAAATGCAAGGAACCTTCTCCATTCTCGCTACAACATGATTGTGCAAAACATGACGGAGGAATTGGCATACGTTCATCGATTAGTGGTTAAAAGAAATGCTTCTTCGCTAGAAAACGTCATGTCGACTGCGGCGGCGTGGTTGATTCTGTGTTCGATTTTGGTGAGTGTCACGGCATGGTTAATCCTGTTCCGCTTTAAATCAGGGGCTGAAGCGATGAAAGCAGCGATTCTGAATCTGGCGCAAGGCCGATTAGATACCAAAGTCGAAGCAGTGAAGATGGACAGTGAGTTTCGTGTGATCGCGAATTTCTTTAACCAGATGACGGTCTCTTTGTGTCACTCGACAGTAACCAAGCAAGAGCTTGAAGAAGAGATCATTCGACAAACCAAACAGCTCAAGCATAAGCAAGAACAACTGCTGTTTTTATCTGAGCATGATCCACTCACGAATTTAATGAATAGAAGAGCCTTCGATAAACAACTAGAACAGTCAATTGTTAGGGCCAAGCGAACAGGACATAAATTCGCGCTACTGTTTATCGATTTAGATGACTTTAAAAACGTCAATGATAATTATGGTCACGATGCAGGTGATTACGTGTTGGTTAAAATTGCTGAGCGCCTGTCAGATTGCGTTCGAGAGTCTGACATTGTAGGAAGACTGGGGGGCGATGAGTTTGTGGTTTGCCTCGATTTGCTTAAAGATTTGGAAGGTGTTCCTGGGAAAATCGCTCAAATTGGGGAAGTGATTAAATCTCCAATCGTTTTTGCTGGCCATTCATTGAGTGTGGGTTCGAGCATCGGGATTGCCTGCTTCCCAGAGCAGGGGACAACCAAAGATGAGCTAATCTGCATTGCCGATAAAGCCATGTATGTTCAGAAAGAATGTAAGGATCAAGTGCAGGCAGAGCAAGAAGAAAAATCGGACTCACAAAAGACGCAAAACGTGGTAAAGCTATTTGCGCAAGGTAACAAACAATAG
- a CDS encoding DUF2256 domain-containing protein has translation MPHKIKKQDLPEKVCTVCNRHFAWRKKWAKCWHDVKYCSERCRKSR, from the coding sequence GTGCCTCATAAGATTAAGAAACAGGATTTACCTGAAAAGGTTTGTACTGTTTGCAATCGACACTTTGCTTGGAGAAAAAAGTGGGCAAAGTGCTGGCACGACGTAAAGTACTGTTCAGAACGTTGTAGAAAGAGTAGATAA
- the cydB gene encoding cytochrome d ubiquinol oxidase subunit II — protein sequence MDIALIWYGLISFAVLIYVILDGFDLGIGILFPGAHSENERDLMMNSIAPVWDGNETWLVLGGGGLFAVFPLAYAVVMPALYAPLILMLLGLILRGVSFEYRFRTKRGKFLWDGAFFIGSLLATLMQGVMLGALLQGIDIEGRSFSGSWFDWLTPFSLFCAFALLSAYSLLGACWLIIKMPKDLTTRYYNIAKRCGLIMTTSIVAVSIWLPFINELIFERWFSFPKTLVFLLIPICAAGFIWQLFASLMQHKGLKAYLFGIGLFVISGVGFGISTFPYLIPFSLTYYDAAAPDSSLNFLLAGAVFLVPMIIVYSAYSYWVFRGRLKHGEGYH from the coding sequence ATGGATATCGCCTTGATTTGGTACGGACTGATCAGCTTTGCTGTACTTATCTACGTCATTCTCGACGGTTTCGACCTAGGCATTGGGATTTTGTTTCCTGGTGCTCATAGTGAAAACGAACGAGATTTAATGATGAACAGTATTGCGCCAGTGTGGGATGGCAATGAAACATGGCTTGTACTCGGTGGTGGTGGTCTTTTTGCGGTGTTTCCACTTGCGTATGCGGTTGTTATGCCTGCGCTTTACGCGCCACTCATCCTTATGCTGTTGGGGCTAATTCTTAGAGGGGTTTCCTTTGAATACCGGTTCAGGACCAAACGGGGCAAGTTTCTCTGGGATGGTGCGTTTTTTATTGGATCCCTACTCGCAACCTTAATGCAGGGAGTCATGCTAGGAGCTCTTCTTCAGGGTATTGATATCGAGGGAAGATCTTTTAGTGGCAGTTGGTTTGATTGGCTGACCCCTTTCAGCTTATTTTGTGCTTTCGCTTTACTCTCCGCATACTCACTACTTGGAGCATGCTGGCTTATTATTAAGATGCCCAAAGACCTCACGACCCGCTACTACAATATAGCCAAACGATGTGGCTTAATAATGACAACAAGTATCGTGGCTGTGAGCATATGGCTTCCATTTATAAATGAACTCATTTTTGAAAGATGGTTTTCATTTCCCAAAACACTGGTGTTCCTGTTGATACCAATCTGTGCTGCGGGCTTCATCTGGCAACTTTTTGCTTCTCTCATGCAACATAAAGGGCTTAAAGCTTACCTATTCGGTATCGGTTTGTTTGTGATATCTGGAGTTGGGTTTGGAATTAGCACCTTCCCTTATTTGATTCCCTTTTCGCTGACTTATTATGATGCCGCGGCCCCAGACTCAAGCCTCAACTTCTTATTAGCTGGCGCCGTCTTTTTAGTACCAATGATTATCGTCTATAGCGCGTATTCTTACTGGGTATTTAGAGGACGATTGAAGCATGGAGAGGGGTATCATTAA
- a CDS encoding cytochrome ubiquinol oxidase subunit I: MDSLAVDLARFQFAFTVSFHIIFPAFTIGLASYLAVLEGLWLKTNDNKFIQLYKYWLKIFAISFGMGVVSGIVLSYQFGTNWSVFADKTGPILGPLMGYEVFTAFFLEAGFLGVMLFGMERVGKTLHFASTCIVAFGTFLSAFWILSVNSWMQTPAGYSINEVGQFIPESWFDIVFNPSFPYRLVHMLLAAYLTTAFVVAAVGAYHLLKAPHNPLARTMFSMAMWMAAIVTPLQIVAGDVHGLNTLKHQPAKIAAMEGHYQSHKGAPLILFGIPNDSTKQVDFSVEIPKLGSFILTHDWDGEVKGLDAFPEGDHPPVQIVFWSFRVMVAIGFGMLIIGVLSLWLRAKNQLFKATWFHKLCVHFGPAGFIAVLAGWITTEVGRQPYTVYGLLTTSESASPINAAAISISLTAFVIVYFIIFGAGFFYLIRLMRKSPTKYEQPLDSRLPDGTESSPVSHSNHLT; the protein is encoded by the coding sequence ATGGACTCACTTGCCGTAGACCTAGCCAGATTCCAGTTTGCTTTTACCGTCTCCTTCCACATTATTTTTCCTGCCTTTACTATAGGTTTAGCAAGCTACCTAGCTGTTTTAGAAGGACTTTGGTTGAAAACCAACGACAACAAATTTATCCAACTGTACAAGTACTGGTTAAAGATTTTTGCGATAAGTTTTGGTATGGGAGTCGTGAGTGGGATCGTTCTTAGCTATCAGTTTGGCACCAATTGGAGCGTATTTGCGGACAAAACCGGCCCTATACTTGGTCCATTGATGGGTTACGAGGTATTCACTGCATTTTTCCTAGAAGCGGGCTTTCTAGGCGTGATGTTATTTGGCATGGAGAGAGTGGGTAAAACACTTCACTTTGCCTCTACTTGTATCGTCGCATTCGGGACTTTTCTCTCTGCATTTTGGATCCTTTCCGTAAATAGCTGGATGCAAACGCCCGCTGGCTATTCGATCAACGAGGTTGGTCAATTCATTCCTGAAAGTTGGTTTGACATCGTCTTTAATCCCTCTTTTCCCTACCGACTCGTTCACATGTTGCTCGCAGCGTACTTAACTACCGCTTTCGTCGTGGCGGCTGTTGGGGCATATCACCTTCTCAAAGCACCTCACAACCCATTAGCAAGAACTATGTTCTCTATGGCGATGTGGATGGCAGCCATTGTTACCCCTCTGCAAATCGTTGCTGGTGATGTGCATGGTCTTAACACCCTTAAGCATCAACCAGCGAAAATAGCTGCAATGGAGGGACACTATCAAAGCCATAAAGGCGCTCCTTTGATACTGTTTGGAATCCCAAACGATAGTACCAAACAAGTGGACTTCTCTGTTGAGATACCAAAGTTGGGTAGCTTCATTCTCACACATGACTGGGATGGCGAAGTGAAAGGTCTAGATGCATTTCCTGAAGGCGATCACCCTCCTGTGCAAATAGTATTCTGGAGTTTCAGAGTGATGGTCGCCATTGGTTTTGGCATGCTAATAATTGGCGTTTTAAGTCTTTGGTTACGTGCAAAAAACCAGCTTTTCAAGGCTACTTGGTTCCACAAATTATGCGTACATTTCGGCCCTGCTGGCTTCATAGCCGTCCTAGCCGGATGGATAACGACTGAAGTTGGCCGCCAACCTTACACTGTCTACGGGTTATTGACCACTTCTGAATCCGCATCTCCCATAAACGCAGCAGCAATTAGCATCTCTTTAACGGCATTTGTCATTGTGTACTTTATTATCTTTGGAGCAGGCTTCTTCTATCTAATAAGATTGATGCGTAAATCGCCTACTAAGTATGAACAGCCGCTCGACAGTCGACTACCAGATGGTACTGAATCCTCCCCTGTTTCCCACTCCAATCACTTAACCTAG
- a CDS encoding YadA-like family protein gives MKKTILALTVTSLFSGAALAAVAPIHAEQVEKEIRDNFTVIEGGRSATVIGEDGSIHTIKDISESEGGKSRFEVVVDDGMKGKKVAVEFDRYGNLTKVGEATIPFRGNDIMEKTKVASPVMKNDLVKAARAAVDEHGLTVKANGGIYQGKNKVGKVNKDGSGVFVDPKTGTSYQVEVGANGEPSKVIAVDKNGNAREAIVSPDDVKPVPPIHIEDDVKKAAEEVERAAKQYDTDVKAAQDWARQAEAEFKQEVARLDSKIDTMEGRVSNGTAMVGAMSQMQFGHSGLGVGAGVAEFNGSKAVAVGVGYAFGAEKQWMAKGSFGYAESRKGKGSKDTMAAAGLTYSFK, from the coding sequence ATGAAAAAGACAATTCTTGCTCTTACAGTAACTTCTTTATTCTCTGGCGCGGCTTTGGCTGCAGTCGCTCCGATTCACGCGGAGCAGGTTGAAAAAGAAATCCGTGACAACTTTACTGTTATTGAAGGGGGGCGTTCTGCAACAGTAATTGGTGAGGACGGCTCAATCCATACAATCAAAGACATTAGTGAATCTGAAGGTGGTAAAAGCCGTTTTGAGGTAGTTGTTGACGATGGTATGAAAGGAAAGAAAGTTGCTGTTGAATTTGATCGCTATGGCAATCTTACTAAAGTAGGAGAAGCTACAATCCCATTCCGTGGAAACGACATAATGGAAAAAACTAAAGTAGCCTCACCTGTAATGAAAAATGACTTGGTTAAAGCCGCACGTGCTGCTGTAGATGAACATGGTTTAACCGTTAAAGCTAACGGCGGTATTTACCAAGGTAAGAACAAAGTCGGCAAAGTAAACAAAGATGGTTCGGGTGTATTTGTTGATCCAAAAACTGGGACATCTTATCAAGTTGAAGTTGGTGCTAACGGTGAACCTTCCAAAGTTATTGCCGTAGACAAAAATGGCAATGCGCGTGAGGCAATCGTTTCTCCTGATGACGTTAAACCAGTGCCACCAATTCACATTGAAGATGATGTAAAAAAGGCAGCGGAAGAGGTTGAGCGAGCTGCAAAACAATACGATACAGACGTTAAAGCAGCGCAAGACTGGGCTCGTCAAGCTGAAGCTGAGTTTAAGCAAGAAGTGGCTCGTCTAGACAGCAAGATCGACACAATGGAAGGCCGTGTATCTAACGGTACTGCAATGGTTGGTGCTATGTCTCAAATGCAATTTGGTCACAGCGGTCTAGGTGTTGGTGCTGGTGTTGCTGAGTTTAACGGTTCTAAAGCTGTTGCAGTAGGTGTTGGTTACGCATTCGGTGCTGAGAAACAGTGGATGGCTAAAGGTTCATTCGGCTACGCTGAGTCTCGCAAAGGTAAAGGCAGCAAAGACACAATGGCTGCAGCTGGCCTAACTTACTCATTCAAGTAA
- a CDS encoding HAD family hydrolase has protein sequence MSHVYLFDWGDTLMVDFAEQKGKMYLWPQVEAVEEAEETLKALSKNHTIYVATSAQESTESEIQQAFERVGLDPYINGYFCKANLALEKNSPEFYQAILESLGDSASQVTMVGDNLDKDIYPALEAGLQAIYYNPQRTQVPEGINSVSRLSKLLAAN, from the coding sequence ATGAGCCATGTCTATCTGTTCGATTGGGGGGATACCCTCATGGTCGACTTCGCTGAGCAAAAAGGAAAAATGTATCTTTGGCCTCAAGTCGAAGCCGTTGAAGAAGCCGAAGAAACACTTAAAGCGCTGAGTAAAAATCACACCATCTACGTTGCAACCAGTGCGCAAGAATCTACCGAGTCTGAAATTCAGCAAGCGTTTGAACGTGTCGGGTTAGACCCGTATATCAATGGCTATTTCTGTAAAGCGAACTTAGCTCTTGAGAAAAACAGCCCTGAGTTTTACCAAGCAATACTCGAATCTCTCGGAGACAGTGCTTCACAAGTCACTATGGTTGGAGACAACTTAGATAAGGATATTTACCCAGCGCTTGAAGCAGGTCTGCAGGCGATTTACTACAACCCTCAACGCACCCAAGTGCCAGAAGGCATTAACAGTGTTTCGCGTCTATCAAAATTGTTAGCAGCTAACTAG
- a CDS encoding YitT family protein, which translates to MDKEHSMRENLLALTLGSALVSLGVIFFNKVGLLTGGTAGLAIFLTKVSDFSFGQVFFALNLPFYLLSITRMGWRFTLNTFIAVTIVSFAVDHLHHVIEIARIDPFYAALLGGGMIGIGMLVIFRHKMSLGGFNILALFLQERFGIRAGKVQMALDCSIVVMSLFIVDISLILLSVVGAIATNLILAMNHKPGRYQPQATTV; encoded by the coding sequence ATGGATAAAGAACATAGTATGCGCGAGAACTTACTCGCGTTAACTCTAGGTAGTGCCTTAGTATCTTTAGGTGTTATCTTTTTCAATAAAGTCGGTCTGTTAACTGGCGGTACAGCTGGTTTAGCGATCTTTTTAACTAAAGTCAGTGATTTTAGCTTCGGTCAGGTGTTCTTCGCACTAAACTTACCGTTTTATCTCCTCTCAATCACTCGTATGGGCTGGCGCTTTACACTCAATACTTTTATTGCAGTAACGATAGTTTCATTCGCCGTTGACCATTTGCATCATGTGATTGAAATTGCACGTATTGACCCGTTTTATGCAGCCTTACTCGGTGGTGGCATGATAGGCATAGGTATGCTAGTCATATTCCGCCATAAAATGAGTCTCGGTGGTTTCAATATTCTTGCGCTGTTCTTACAAGAGCGATTTGGGATTCGTGCCGGAAAAGTACAGATGGCGCTCGACTGCTCCATCGTTGTCATGTCGCTGTTTATTGTCGATATCTCATTGATTCTACTCTCAGTGGTGGGAGCAATCGCAACCAACTTGATACTGGCTATGAACCACAAGCCAGGGCGGTATCAACCTCAGGCAACCACGGTTTAA
- a CDS encoding NADH:ubiquinone reductase (Na(+)-transporting) subunit B translates to MSFKSRLDKLAPNFEAGGKYEKMYPLYEAVATIFYTPGLVNKGQTHVRDSIDLKRIMIMVWLATFPAMFWGMYNIGNQSSIALLASYSSEELVNIVDENWRLALAFGTAEGIMGATWWSKLLLGASYFFPIYATVFVVGGFWEVLFAIVRKHEVNEGFFVSSVLFSLILPPTIPLWQAALGITFGIVVAKEIFGGTGRNFLNPALAGRAFLYFAYPGNMSGGLVWVAADGYTGATPLSQWYEQGNAGLINNATGEPLVWLDAFIGNLPGSIGEGSTLLIAIAGIILIGMRIASWRIVAGVIVGLVITSVLLNFIGSDTNPMFSMPFYWHFVLGGVAFGTFFMATDPVSAAFTNKAKWAYGILIGVMTIGIRVLNPAYPEGIMLAILFANLFAPLFDFMVKEAAIKRRNQRRAS, encoded by the coding sequence ATGAGTTTTAAAAGCCGTTTAGATAAGTTGGCACCTAATTTTGAAGCAGGTGGAAAGTACGAAAAAATGTATCCACTGTACGAGGCGGTCGCGACTATTTTCTATACACCTGGTTTGGTGAATAAGGGCCAAACCCACGTCCGTGACAGCATCGATCTGAAGCGCATCATGATTATGGTTTGGTTAGCGACATTTCCGGCCATGTTTTGGGGGATGTACAATATCGGTAACCAATCCTCTATAGCGTTGCTAGCAAGCTACTCCTCTGAAGAGTTAGTCAACATAGTTGACGAGAATTGGCGTCTTGCTTTGGCTTTTGGCACAGCCGAAGGGATAATGGGTGCTACTTGGTGGAGCAAGCTACTACTTGGTGCAAGCTACTTTTTTCCTATTTACGCCACAGTGTTTGTTGTGGGTGGTTTTTGGGAAGTTCTCTTTGCAATTGTCAGGAAACATGAAGTTAATGAAGGCTTTTTTGTAAGCTCAGTTCTCTTTTCTCTTATCTTGCCTCCTACGATACCGCTGTGGCAGGCCGCTTTAGGTATAACGTTTGGTATTGTCGTTGCCAAAGAAATTTTTGGTGGGACTGGGCGTAATTTTCTGAACCCTGCACTCGCTGGTAGAGCATTTCTGTATTTTGCCTACCCAGGCAACATGTCGGGTGGGTTGGTTTGGGTCGCAGCAGATGGTTACACCGGTGCAACCCCTTTAAGTCAGTGGTATGAGCAAGGGAACGCTGGACTAATCAATAACGCAACGGGCGAGCCTCTTGTGTGGCTAGATGCGTTTATAGGGAACCTACCAGGCTCGATAGGAGAAGGTTCAACGCTTCTTATAGCCATCGCGGGGATAATACTTATCGGCATGAGGATCGCTTCGTGGAGGATTGTTGCGGGGGTGATCGTGGGACTAGTTATTACTTCAGTTCTTTTAAATTTCATTGGGTCGGACACCAACCCAATGTTTTCTATGCCCTTCTACTGGCATTTTGTTTTGGGTGGTGTGGCATTTGGTACTTTCTTTATGGCGACTGACCCCGTTTCTGCTGCCTTTACCAATAAGGCTAAGTGGGCATATGGAATACTTATTGGTGTCATGACTATCGGTATCCGTGTGCTTAATCCTGCTTATCCTGAGGGGATTATGTTAGCCATTTTGTTTGCTAATTTATTTGCTCCTCTGTTCGATTTCATGGTGAAAGAGGCTGCGATAAAAAGGAGGAATCAACGTCGTGCCTCATAA
- a CDS encoding ABC transporter substrate-binding protein — translation MPVLKSKKLALGVSVLVLCTVVAGVIIGMKVDKKTSSSHIKIGVSLTPSSSPFLIAEQLGLFKHFGLDATLFPCSSGAACTQLMLDQSVDYAIASESVVMFQSFERDDLTLLASFVESDNDLKLLTLTPVNIRSVADLDGKRVGIVKGTASEFYFDSVLISNSAQEIEVEKIYLQPHELVPALLSYRVEAISAWEPMGFEANLLSVSEVSNLGTKGVYQLSFNLITRSPYLEFVGDEPVRLLRALDMANEWINSNPDKALSIISQRLDIPLNQIEWSWDDYLFRLSLGNSLLSNLQLQSRWAIENGFVEDTPPDFRQILYSYPYQQAVALRD, via the coding sequence ATGCCGGTTTTAAAAAGTAAAAAATTGGCGCTTGGTGTATCTGTGTTAGTGCTATGCACTGTGGTTGCGGGCGTGATTATTGGGATGAAGGTAGATAAAAAGACCTCGTCTTCTCACATCAAAATAGGGGTGTCCTTAACACCTTCCTCGTCGCCATTCCTAATCGCTGAGCAGCTTGGCTTGTTCAAACATTTTGGCCTAGATGCCACACTATTCCCTTGTTCAAGTGGAGCGGCTTGTACTCAGCTAATGCTGGATCAAAGCGTCGATTATGCTATCGCTTCTGAATCGGTCGTGATGTTCCAAAGTTTTGAACGAGACGATCTCACTCTGCTTGCGAGTTTTGTTGAATCTGATAACGACCTCAAACTTCTCACGCTTACCCCTGTTAATATACGTAGCGTTGCCGACCTTGATGGTAAGCGGGTAGGGATTGTAAAAGGCACCGCCAGTGAGTTTTACTTTGATTCTGTGCTTATCAGTAATAGTGCTCAGGAGATCGAAGTAGAAAAAATTTACCTACAGCCTCATGAACTTGTGCCTGCACTTCTTTCTTACCGTGTTGAAGCAATATCCGCGTGGGAGCCGATGGGGTTTGAAGCCAATTTATTGTCTGTCTCTGAAGTGTCCAATTTAGGTACAAAAGGTGTGTATCAACTTTCCTTTAACCTCATTACACGGTCACCATATCTTGAATTCGTCGGAGATGAGCCAGTTCGATTACTACGAGCACTGGATATGGCTAACGAGTGGATTAACTCCAACCCTGACAAAGCGCTAAGTATCATTTCACAAAGATTGGATATACCCCTTAACCAAATCGAATGGTCTTGGGATGATTATTTGTTTCGCTTATCTTTGGGTAACTCGCTACTTTCTAACCTTCAGCTTCAGTCTCGCTGGGCAATTGAAAATGGCTTTGTTGAGGATACACCGCCTGACTTCCGTCAAATTTTGTATTCCTATCCATACCAACAAGCCGTGGCGTTGAGGGATTAA